From Pseudoalteromonas sp. Scap06:
ATTTTAATTTTAGGATCAACTTTTTTTAAGCTTCTTGTAACGGCTTCCGCGGCAACATCGTCGTCCTCAACAAGTAGTATGGATAGATTTTTGATCATAAATTCTCTTTCCTAGCAAAGCGTGGCCACCAAACATGAAATGTTGACCCTTTGTGCGGTTCATTTGAACTAACTGAAATGCGCCCACCATGGGCTTGTGCAAGGCGCCGACTAATAGACAGCCCTATACCTGAAACCGACTTATCATCGGAAGTTGTTTGAAACAAACTAAAAATACGCTCGTAAGCCTCTGGTGGTATACCGGGTCCATCATCAGTCACAGTGATATGGCAAAGCGTATTTTCTGCTACACAACTAATCTCTATAGTTCCTTCTTTACTGTCATGGTGTTTAATAGCGTTACTTAATAAATTACGGACCACGGTTTCAAGTGGCGTCCATGCAGTCACGATGGTATTTAATTGAATGTCTTTATGAATCTTCATTCCAACTGGTAAATCTAACAGTTCGGTAACGTTATAAATTAATTTATGCATATCGATTACTTGAGTATCTAGGCTGGCTTTACCAGCTCTTGCATAGGCCAATAAATTATCTATTAACGTCTCCATTTTGTGAATACGATCATCAATACGCGTTAAGTTATATTCGACTTCAGGCGTGGTAGTGCCCAAATCTTCTTTTACCCATTCAATTAAGTTTGAAATGCCTCGCAATGGAGAGCGTAAATCATGAGAGGCCACATAGGTAAATTCTTTCAGGCTAGTGTTATTTTCTTTTAGCTCGGTTTCCATTCGTTTTCGTTCTGTTATATCTAACAAGGACACAAATACCATGTCTTCGTCATTGGTGTTTATAAAAGGACTCAGGCCCACTTCAACTGGGAATTCTTTTCCATCTTTGTGTAAGGCGGTTAAATCTCTGCCTACTCCCATACTTCTGACACTGGGTTCACGATGAAATGAATGGCGAAGTGCTGAATGGTGCCCTTGATAGCGCTGCGGTAATAGCATTTCCATTTTTTTATCGAGTAATTCTATTTCACTGTAGCCAAAAGATTTACATAACGATTGATTAACCGCTTGAATAATGCCCGCTTGGTCTACTATTAACACACCATGTGGTGCAGCCTGAATAGAGCGTTGAAACATATTGTTAGCGCGCAGCCTTTGCGATATATCAACCAGTGTGGCTAAAACTAACTCTTGTTGTCCGTGTATTGGGTTTAAGCCTATTTCGATTGGGATTTGCTTACCATTTTTTTGACTCGCAAATAACTCACGACCTTCACCCATTAAGCGTTTTCGAGGGTTAACAAAAAACTGACTCATCAAATGGGTATGGTTCGCTTTAAATTGCGCTGGAAGTAAACTATCTATGTTCATTCCTATGAGTTCTGAATCCTCATACCCCAGTATTTCAGATAGTTGACTATTGGCAAAAAGGATCTGAGCATCAGTATTAACTATCATTGCCCCCATGGGTAAACAATTAACTAGCTGAGTTAAAAATGCTTCATCCATATTTACATTTACACTTGGCGAATTAGATTTTTTATTTACTTTTTTAAGGTCCATCAAGCATCCCGCAAGTAAATGTAGTTCCTATAGTATAGTAATAGTCGAACAAGTAATGAACAGCAAATCTAGAGGATGATCATATTGTTTAAATGCTAATTTTAATAATTTCTTCTTGTATTTTAGCGAGTCATTATGAACGTACTGTTCAGAGTGAGGTGTATAAAAGACGTGTTTCTTTCAGCTTTTAATAAAAATCATTTCACACCAACACAAAGAGTTTAGGTTGACACTTGACCTGTCTATTACTCTATAGTTTACATTTAACATCGCATTTAAAAATGTATGGAGTCATATGTGTATCGTATTTCTGAGCTAGGTGCATTAGTTGGTTTATCGAGGACCACTTTACTTTATTACGAAAAGCTTAAGCTAATTTCTAGTAAGAGGTTAGAAAGTGGCTACCGAGTATATAGCGAAAGAGTTTTACAGCAGGTGCGTTTAGTTCAACACCTAAAAAGTGGTGGACTGAGCTTGGCTGAATGTAAGTCTTGCCTCGATAGTAAGTTAGATAAGTCTGTTCTTAAGTTTCGTTATAACGAATTAGAAGAAGACATTAAACGAAAACAAAAGTCATTGGCTTTGCTGTCGTCTCTGTTAGGAGAAAACAGTAGCAAGTCATGGCATGAAATGCTTAGCGAAGTGGCTCCAGATGCGCATATTGACTGGTTAAAAACTCAAGGGTTTAACGAAAAGCAAGCTCTAAGAATTAGGTGGTTATCAAAAGATATGAACGAACATGACAAATATATGCAAGATTTTATGAGCGTATTTGCAGCACTAGAATCTTGGGGGCCTAATAGTGAAGAGGACACGAAAAAAGCGTTTCATTTACTTAGTACCAATCCTAAACGAATTTTAGAGATTGGCTGTGGCAAGGGTTACTCAACAATATTACTCGAAAGGTTATCGAACGCAGAAATAATAGCGACTGACAATGAGCAAAGTGCGCTTGATAAAGTAGAAGATAAAATAAAGCAGCATAACTTGAGTGAGCGGGTATCAACTAAATGCACCAGCATGACAGAATTAAACTTTGGCACTAAAAAGTTTGACGTTATTTGGGCTGAAGCCTCGGCTTATATAATGGGTATAGAAAACGCCCTAAAAAAATGGAAATCGTTACTCACCGACGATGGTACTTTGGTTTTTAGCGATTTAGTTTGGTTAACTGACAGCCCAAGTCAAGATGCTATTGATTATTGGAAGAGCGATTATCCAGATATACAAACAGTTAATACACGTAAATCACAAATAGAAAAAGCTGGCTACCAGCTTCAGCATACATTTACGGTATCAGTGCAAGCTTGGAAGAATTATTACGAGCCACTCGAACTGCGCTTACAAGATGTTGCATCAAAAATGACTGGGTCACAAGCTGTGGTTGATATTCAAAATGAAATAGATTTATATAAATCTCATTTAGGCGAATTTGGTTATCAGTTTTTTATTGCTAAAAGGCTTTAAGAAATCAATAACCATGGGCTAACCCATAGAATAAATAACTTTAGCTTAAACACCATTCATATTAACCGGTTGAATGGTGTTTTTAATTATTATTTGAAAAGTATTTAACTGTGGCGTCACATAATCTCAATACCATGGAAATCAAAAAGCAGAAAAACAGTCAATAAATTAGTCGGTGCGATAAATGTGCGATATTTTTTATTATTAAATTAGGTAGTACGAAAGGAAAGCAGTTTTTATTGAATAATATAGAATTATGAAAGGATTTAAATGGTCGGTATGGAGAGATTCGAACTCTCGACCCCTGCCACCCCATGACAGTGCGCTACCAAGCTGCGCCACATACCGACTTTGATAGCAATAGTACGTGTATTTATAAAAAAATCAATAAGCTTTTGTTTGTTTGGATGTTTATTGCGCAAGCGCTTAGTTTTAAGGACTTGCGCAGGAGACTCTTTACGGCCCTAGTCTTTATTTAACCACTGGTTGATCGTGTTATACATTTCATCTCGTAGTATTGGTTGTGCAGTTTTGTTAGGGTGTAAGTTATCGTTTTGCATTAGCTCGTTTTTTCCTGCTACTTTAAGTATAAAAAACGGCATTAAATGTGAGTTAGTAGCTTCACTAACACTGGCAAAGCTATCGGTGAACATTTTACTGTACCGAGGGCCATAGTTAGGTGGAATATATATTTCCATAAGTGCGGTTTGTGCATCTGCAGCTTGGCTTTTTTTAATTAAAGCGGTTAAGTTAGTTTGCATTTTAGTGATTGGAAAACCGCGCAGGCCGTCATTGGCACCGAGCTCAATAAGTACGTGAGTGGGTTGATATTGCTCAAGTAGCGCGTCTAATCGGCGCAATGCTCCGCCGGTGGTTTCGCCGCTAATACTGGCATTTACTAAGTTGATAGGGCGTTGCTCGGCATCGTATTTATCTTGTAACAATTGCACCCAGCCTTGTTCTTGTTTTAAGCCATAGGCTGCGCTTAAACTATCACCAAGTATTAAAATCGTGTTGTTAGCTGCCGCGTGTAGTGGGTTAATAACTAAAAATAAAATGAATACACAACGTAGGATTGAATGAGTCATATGTCAGCGCTTTCTCAATTAAATATAATTCAAGTAAATGGTTTGTCTAAAGTGGTTTCCACCTTTGAAGGTGAGTTGTCCATCCTCAGCGACATCAGCTTTAATGTCAAGCATGGTGAGTCTGTTGCTGTTGTTGGCACATCGGGTTCTGGTAAGTCTACATTATTGAGCTTGCTAGCAGGGCTTGATACCGCCAGCAGTGGCGAGGTAATGTTAGATGGTGAGCCTTTGCACAAGTTAGATGAAGAAGCGCGAGCAGCACTGAGAGCCGCTAAAGTCGGTTTTGTATTTCAGTCTTTCATGTTGGTGCAAAGTTTAACCGCACTTGAAAATGTGATGCTACCTGCAGAGCTTGCTGGCGAACATGACGCTAAAGAGCAGGGACTCGCCTTGCTTGAAAAAGTTGGTTTGAGTCATCGTATTGATCATTACCCATCGCAGTTATCTGGTGGTGAGCAACAACGTGTTGCTATTGCTCGTGCATTTGTGGGTTCGCCTAAAATACTGTTTGCCGACGAGCCATCAGCTAACCTAGATAGCAAAAACGGCCATATGATTGAGTCGTTATTATTTGATTTAAATAAGCAAAATGGCACAACGCTTATTTTAGTTACCCACGATGAAGCACTGGCGCAAAAGTGTGAACGTATTATTCAGATTGAAGCCGGTGAGCTGGTACATAATTCAACTGAGGAAATGGCAAATGTGGGCTAAATTAGCACTTAAACTATTTTCTCGAGAGTTTCGCCGTGGTGAACTAACCGTTATAAGTGCAGCCATTGCTTTAGCGGTGTTAACGGTGCTTACTTTATCTATGGTGACCGAGCGAATTGCACAAAGTATTGCGCAAAAAAGTAGTGCCTTTATTGCAGCCGATAGGGTGTTGGCCAGTAACCATGCCATAGATACCGCTTATATTACTCAAGCCAAACAGCAAAACCTCAAAACAGCGCAAATGGTGTATTTTGACACTATGCTGTTTGCAAACGATGAAATGCAATTTAGCTCAGTAAAAGCTGCGTCAAACAGTTACCCGCTTAAAGGCCAGTTAAAGGTTAAGTCGGGCTTAAACGCAGAAACAGAAGTTGCCCCGGGGGCACCAACCCCCGGTAACGTGTGGCTAAGTGAATCGGTTTTTTACAGTTTAAATATAAACGTAGGCGACCAAGTTGAGCTAGGTGCTGCGTTATTCAATGTGGAAAAGGTGATTGTTGAAGAACCCGATGCGCCGTTTAATGTGTTCTCTAGCAGCCGCAGGGTACTAATTAATATTGACGATGTACCAAAAACTGAAGTAATACAGCCCGGTAGCCGTGTATTTTACCGCCAGTTGTATGCAGGTGATGAAAGCGAAATAAATAGTTTTTACGATTGGTTAAAACCGCAACTTAAAGAAAACCAAAACTGGTATGGTGTTAAAGACCGTCAATCGCCCATTTCAAATAGCTTAAATAGAGCTGAAAGCTTTTTGTTATTAGCCGGTTTGCTAGGGATTATTTTAGCCGCGGTTGCTATTGCAGTATCGGCTAAGCGCTATTGTGAGCGTCAATACGACCCAGTCGCAATGATGAAAACTTTAGGTGGCAGCCGAGATATGATCCGTAAAATTTACCTTATGCACCTATTAATGGTATGTACCATGGCGGTGGTTGTTGGCCTAGCTATTGGCTATGGTTTGCAAGAGATGGCTACCGGTTATTTAGCTAAAAGTATGGGTACCGAACTGCCCATGGCTGGTTTTAAACCTTGGCTGGTGGCGATTAGTACAGGGGTTATTTGTGCGGTTATGTTCTCTATTAAGCCACTTTTAGATTTATTTGATATTCCACCGCTCAGAGTACTTCGCCGTAATTTAGGCGATCGACTAGCGGTAAGTAAAATTCATTTAGGGCTAAGTGCACTCACCGTGTTTTTATTAATGTGGTTATTTAGTAATAACATAAAAATTACGCTTATTTTGTTTGTCTCAACGCTTGCGCTTATTTTGGTGTTATTTTTAATCTCTAAGTTAATATTTGGCGGTGGCCGCAAGCTTGGCTTAAAGCCGGGTAACAGCTGGTCTTTGGCTATTGCGTCTATTCAAAAGCGCGCCAATGTTAATGCAGTGCAGTTAATTAGTTTTTCGTTAGCTATTAAATTACTGTTATTTTTAATTGTGCTTAAAAATGATATTATTTCTGATTGGCAGTCACAATTACCAAGTGATGCACCTAATGCTTTTTTAGTGAATATTACGCAAAATGAACTGGACCCAGTTAATGAATATTTAGCACAAAAAGGCATTCAGGTGTCGGAGTTTTACCCGACTATTCGTGGTCGCGTAAATGCCGTCAACGGTGAAGCGGTTGCGCGTGAAGTGTCACTGCAAGATAACGAGAAAAAAGACGAAGAAGCCCGCTCAGGCATTGGCCGCGAGCTCAATTTAACCTGGCTTGACGAAGTCCCTTCGCAAAATGACATTATCGATGGCCAGTGGTTTGGCGATGACGCCGTTGCCGAGGCCTCACTGGAAGAGTCGATGATGCAGCGCCTCGATGTTAAATTAGGCGATACTCTTACATTTTTAATCGGTGCGCAGTCGTTTGATGCTAAAATAACCAGTGTGCGAAAAGTAAATTGGGCCACACTCAAGCCTAACTTTTTTATTATTTTAAGCCCAGATGTACTTAGCGACTTTCCGGCAACCTATATTTCATCGGTACGCATTGAACCTGAGCAAAAGCGCGACTTTAGCCAGTTATTACGTTCATACCCCACTATTACAGCAATTGATGTAGATAATTTTGTTAAGCAAATACAGTCGACTATTGAGCAAGTGTCGTTAGCCATTGGTTTTGTATTGGCTATTGTGGTGTTATGTGGTGCGTTGGTACTAATATCGCAGGTGCAAGCAAGCTTAGGTGAGCGCATGCAAGAAATCGTAATATTGCGTACGTTAGGTGCTAAAAGCCGATTAATAAAAAATGCCACTTTATATGAGTTTTTATTACTGGGCGGTTTAGCCGGACTGGTCGCTGCATTTTTTAGTGATATTGCACTGTTAATAGTGCAGCAGCAAATGTTTGATTTGGCGGGTAAGCTGCATCCAAATATTTGGATTATTGGCCCCGTTGCTGGTGGCGTGTTTGTAGCAGGTTTAGGTTATTTTATGATTGCCCGTACGCTCAAACAAAACACCCAAGGCTTAGTGCGCGCATTGGCGTAAACTTTTTGGCCAAATAGAGTTTAAATGCCTACTTTTTAAGTAGGCATTTTTGTTTTGGCTTGGTACTGGTAATTTATACAGTGCTCTGGCATTATTAGCATTATTAATAAATAACAATAATGAGAGTGCTGTTTGGCCATTATTTTAGGGATCGATCCGGGCTCGCGTTTAACGGGTTACGGTGTGGTTGCGCACCAAGGTGCTAAGTTTACATACTTAGGCAGTGGCTGTATTAAATTAGCCGATCATGACTTTCCCACCCGACTTAAAATGATCTACCAAGGTATTACGCAGCTTATAGAGCAGTTTTCGCCTGAAACCTTTGCCATAGAAAAAGTATTTATGGCACATAACCCCGATTCTGCTTTAAAGCTTGGGCAAGCCCGTGGTGCTGCCATTGTGGGGGCCTCTATGGCCGACTTACCGGTGTTTGAATACTCTGCACGGCAAATAAAGCAAGCCGTGGTGGGTAACGGTGGAGCAGATAAATCGCAAGTGCAACATATGGTTAAAAATATACTTAAACTGCCAGGTACGCCGCAAGCCGATGCAGCAGATGCACTCGCGATTGCAATTTGCCATGCTCACTCTGAACAAAATTTAATAAAACTAGCGGGTAGCGCAAGCAAAACCGTTAGAGGACGTCTAAGGAAATAACAATGATAGGTCGCTTAAACGGCGTGTTAGTTGAAAAACAGCCCCCAGAAATATTATTAGAAGTGAGTGGCGTTGGCTACGAAGTACAAATGCCAATGACCTGTTTTTATGATTTACCCAAAGTGGGCGACAACGCCATTGTGTACACTCACTTTGTTGTACGCGAAGACGCACAGTTATTGTTTGGCTTTAATAATAAAACCGAACGAGCCTTATTTCGAGAGCTGTTAAAAGCCAATGGCGTAGGACCTAAGTTGGGTTTAGCTATTTTGTCGGGTATGTCGGCGCAGCAGTTTGTAAGTTGCGTAAATAATGAAGACGCTACCGCCTTGGTTAAACTGCCAGGGGTAGGTAAAAAAACCGCCGAGCGCTTAGTGCTCGAAATGAAAGACCGATTAAAGAATTGGGGCAACGACTTATTTACCCCATTTAGCGACAGCGCCGTAATAGAGCCTGCGAGCGATGCAACTATAGCTAATAATGCGGCCGATGATGCGGTTTCGGCGTTAGTGGCGCTCGGTTATAAATTGCCACAAGCGCAAAAAGCAGTAAAATCAGTAAGCAAACCCGATATGTCGACTGAGGTTCTAATTAAAGAATCTTTGAAATCAATGCTGTGAGTAAATTATGATCGAAGCTGATCGCTTAATAGATGCTGCTGAAAAAACCAATGAAGACACCATAGATCGTGCTATTAGGCCTAAGTTACTGGCCGATTATCGTGGTCAGCCGCATGTTAAGCAACAAATGGAAATATTTATTGAAGCTGCGCGTAGCCGCAGTGAAGCGTTGGATCATTTATTAATATTTGGCCCGCCAGGCTTAGGTAAAACCACGCTTGCTAATATTGTAGCAAATGAATTAAGCGTAAATATTAAAACGACCTCGGGCCCTGTACTTGAAAAAGCCGGCGATTTAGCTGCATTGCTTACTAATCTTGAAGAAGGTGATGTACTGTTTATTGATGAAATTCACCGCTTAAGCCCACAAGTAGAAGAAATACTTTACCCTGCAATGGAAGATTACCAACTCGATATAATGATAGGTGAGGGGCCTGCAGCACGCTCTATTAAGCTTGATTTACCTGCATTTACCTTAATTGGCGCAACCACGCGTGCGGGCTCATTAACCTCACCACTGCGTGATCGCTTTGGTATTGTACAGCGTTTAGAGTTTTATTCTGTTGAGGATTTGTCGCATATAGTGGGGCGCTCAGCGCATTACCTTGATTTAGAAATGTGTGACGATGGCGCAGCTGAAATTGCCAAGCGCTCTCGTGGCACACCGCGTATAGCAAACCGTTTATTGCGTCGCGTGCGCGATTACACCCAAGTTAAATCAGATGGTACGGTTAATGCCGAGGTTGCTCAACAAGCCCTCGATATGATTGATGTTGATAAAAGCGGCTTTGATTACATGGACCGTAAATATTTACTCGCCATCATCGAAAAATTTATGGGTGGCCCGGTTGGCCTTGACAACCTAGCCGCTGCCATAGGCGAAGAAAAAGAAACCATAGAAGATGTGATTGAACCGTTTTTAATTCAACAAGGGTTTATTCAGCGCACGCCTCGCGGACGAATTGTGTCGGATAATGCGTATCATCATTTTGGTTTACTTCCCAAGCAAGACTAATTAGCAGCCTGAGATAGATTTATTATCCAGAGTTTAGGTTAAATACTAAAGCCATTGTCTTTTTAACGACAGTGGCTTTTTTGTATGAGCAAACATTACGTATTTTACTTTGCCAATAATTCACAGAGCGTTAAGACATACCAGGCTATTGTTCGACTGCTTATTTAGCCCGAGTTGAGATGGTTTGATAAATTGTGGGCAAAAAAAAGCCCGCAAATAATGCGGGCAAACAACAAGTTTAAGGAAGTAATCTAGGGAACTACGTTTTACTTGTTGAGGTCATACCCCAAGAAGTAAAAAAGTAATACGAAATAAATCATATTACGAAGAACTGGATTCAATGAAATAGCTTTCATTTAATGCGCTAGCTCGGTATGGGAGAATAATACCGAAGCGACACAATTTGTTCAAACTAGAAAATTTATATTTTCAGATTAAAAAAACTAATAGCAGCGGTTTTTTGTTTTTGCTTATTGTTGCATGTTAATTAATCATTAATTCTATAAGTTAATGAAATGCTTTGTTTATGTATATTAACATATTAACGTTCGGTATTAGTTTTACTATTACGTTAAGGTAAGCATGTGCTGGTTATGAGTGCTTATGCATTAATTTTGAATAAACAGCGCATTTTGTCACTCTTTAGTGAAACTAAGCGCGCTTCCATAAAGCTTTGTTGTTATTTATTTATACAGTAGAACAAGAGTTAAGTAGTAAATATTGAGTAAAGCTGTTTTTTTTAACGTTTTTTGTTGTCTATTCACAGCAATATCGTTGTCAGCAGTAAATACACTAGATACACTAGCAAAACTTTAATGGTGGCTAATGTATTGCTAAGTTACCTTACTCAAATAAATCAATTTGATGTTTTTAATTATTTAGGAGTTTAACGTGGGATCAGGGCTTAATTTTTTAGATCTAATTCTAGAAGCCAGTTTGCTTGTGCAATTAGTAATGCTAGCGTTGGTTGCTATGTCGGTTATGTCATGGGCTATTATTTTTCAACGTAAAAAAGCCATCTCTGACGCCTTAGCAAATGCCAAAAAATTTGAGCAACGTTTTTGGTCTGGTGTTGACCTAAGTAAACTATATAACGAAATCTCTTCTCGCGGTGGCCAGTCTGCTGGTATTGAGGCGTTATTTACCTCAGGCTTTAAAGAGTTTGCACGTCATAAAAAAAATACTTTTCAAAGTGCGGGCATTGTAATGGAAGGCACACACCGTTCAATGCGGGTTGCGCTTTCTCGCGAAATAGAAAAACTAGAATCAAGCCTATCGTTTTTAGCAACGGTCGGTTCAATTAGCCCTTACATCGGCTTATTTGGTACGGTGTGGGGTATTATGAATGCCTTTATTGCCTTAGGTGAGGTAAAGCAAGCGACCTTACAAATGGTTGCTCCTGGTATAGCAGAGGCACTAATTGCTACAGCAATGGGTTTATTTGCGGCAATTCCAGCCGTTATTGCTTACAACCGCTTTGCTAACAAAGTTGAAAAGTTAGAATCTCACTATATTAACTTTATGGAAGAATTTGCCAATATCTTACACCGTCAAGCAGCTACCCAAATAGAGGCTCAAGCGAATGTACCAGCGTAAAAAGCGTCGCCCAGTCGCAGAAATTAATGTAGTACCATACATTGATGTAATGTTGGTGCTGCTTATTATATTTATGGCCACTGCGCCGTTAATTACTCATGGTGTAAAAGTAGACCTGCCAAAAATGGAAGAGTCGGACTTAGTCGATACCAAAGACACGCCACCCATTATTGCTTCTATTGATGCCGATGGTAAGTATTATGTGAGTGTCGGTACCGATCCTGAGGAGCCGATGGAAGCATTAGATGTAGCCGCAGTAATTAAGCTACAACTAATGAAAAACCCAGATGTGCCTGTGATGATCAAAGGCTCGGGTAAAGTGTCGTATCAGGAAGTGTTACTGTTAATGGACTTTTTAAAAAATGCAGGTGTACCGTCGGTAGGATTAATGACCGAATCCTTTGAGGGGACCAAGTAACTGTATGAGTAGTTCATTAATTAAATCAGTATTGCTGCATTTAGCGTTAGGCGGGTTTTTGTATGCATCAGCAAACATTCATCCTCCTAAACCTAAAGTAATGGAAGTGACGCTTAATGCGGCTATTCCTGAACCAGAGAAAGCGGTTTCAGCGGTTACGGTTGATCAAAAGCAAGTTGAGCAAAAAATAGCTGAGCTTAAAAAGAAAGAAGATGATAAAAAGCGTGCTGAAGATAAACGCATTCGAGATTTAGAACGCAGAGCTGCCGATGCACGTAAACAGCGTGAAGCTGAAGCAAGACGCATTAAAAAGCTTGAACAGCAGCGCAAAGCGAAAGAAAAAGAAACCGCAGAGGCGCAAGCACAAGCTAAAAAAGCCCGTGAAATAGAACAACGCGAGCGAGCAAAAGCGAAGCAAGCCGAAAAGCAAAAGCAAGAAGCTGAAAACGCAGCAAAAGCGGCTGCCGATAAACGCAAAGCGGAAGAAGCGGCACTTAAAAAAGCCGAACAAGAGCGTAAAAAGCGCGCTGAAGAAGCAGAACGTAAACGTCAGCAAGCATTGCAAGAACAAATGCTGCAAGAGCAGCTTGCCAAAGAGCAGGCGGCACGTAATAAAATACGTCAACAGCAAGTAGTGAGTGAAGTTGATAAATTCCGCGCATTAATTATGGCGCGTATTCAACAAAACTTATTAATTGATGAAAAAATGAAAAACCAGCAATGCCGCATTAACATCCGTCTTGGATTTAATGGGCTGGTAACACAAGTTAAATCGTTAGGCGGTGATAAGTTAGTATGTGAGGCTGCATTAAGAGCTGTTCGCATGGCCGACACATTACCGGTATCTAAAGATAAAGACGTATTCGAGCAACTAAAGAATATTAATATAACCATCGCGCCAGAGTTTTAAGGGATGACATGTTTAACAAAATTAAAATAGCCTGTTTAGTTTTAATATTAGGATTTCAGGGTGTTGCACATGCGGCACTTGAAATTGTTATTACTGAAGGTATTGACGGCGCAAGACCGATTGCGATTGTGCCATTTAAATACCAAGGTATTGGTCCTATTCCACAGCAGCTAAGTGATGTAATTGCTGCCGATTTAATGCGCAGCGGTAAGTTTAAGCCTGTGAGTGTGTCTCAAATGCCACAACAGCCTCACAAAGATGCTGATATTGATTACGGTGCTTGGGTAAATCAAGGTGTAGAAGCTGTATTGGTTGGTGAAGTAGAGCAGCAAACCAATGGACGCTATTTAGTGCGTTATGAGTTGGTTGATGTTATTCGCGGCCAAATCACTGGCGGTGAAACACAAATGATGAGCAACGGTAAGCTGGTTCAAAGCCAAGACCATATCTTAGAAGCGCGCCAAAGCGTGATCGGTGAAACCGGCTTTCGCCGTTACTCGCACCGCATCAGTGATGTAATTTATGAAAAACTAACCGGTGAAAAGGGCGCGTTTTTAACTAAAATAGCCTATGTTATTGTTCGTGATACTGACGAAAAGCCTTATCAGTTAGTGGTTGCTGACTACGATGGCTTTAATGAACAAGTGTTATTGCGCTCAAAAGAGCCATTAATGTCGCCAGTATGGTCGCCTGATGGTACTAAATTAGCGTATGTAACGTTTGAAAATCGCCAGAGCCAAATTTTTATTCAAGACATTTATACCGGTAAACGTGAACTGATCACCAGCTATAAAGGAATTAACGGTGCGCCGCAGTTCTCGCCAGACGGTAAAAAGCTACTGTTAGTGCTATCAAAAGATAAAACTGGTGCAACTGAGGTTTACTTATTAGACTTACTAACGCGTAAAGAGACCCGATTAACACGCCATCGTAGTATAGATACCGAACCTTCGTGGTACCCAAATGGTCAAGATATAGTATTTACGTCGGAAAGGGGTGGTAATGCTCAGATTTATAAGTTAAATTTAAAAACTGGCAGATCTCAAAGATTAACCTTTGACGGTGACATGAACCTAGCGGGTTCTATTTCACCAGACGGGAAAGAATTAGTGATGGTAAACCGTACTAACGGACAGTATCATCTTGCTAAGAAAGAGTTGGCTACAGGTGCGTTCCAAGTTTTAACTCGAACTCGCCTTGATGAATCGCCGAGCATAGCGCCAAATGGCTCGATGATTATATACAGCACGCTCCATAATAATAAACAGGTACTTGCGCTAGTATCGATGGACGGCCGTTTT
This genomic window contains:
- a CDS encoding PAS domain-containing sensor histidine kinase, whose translation is MDLKKVNKKSNSPSVNVNMDEAFLTQLVNCLPMGAMIVNTDAQILFANSQLSEILGYEDSELIGMNIDSLLPAQFKANHTHLMSQFFVNPRKRLMGEGRELFASQKNGKQIPIEIGLNPIHGQQELVLATLVDISQRLRANNMFQRSIQAAPHGVLIVDQAGIIQAVNQSLCKSFGYSEIELLDKKMEMLLPQRYQGHHSALRHSFHREPSVRSMGVGRDLTALHKDGKEFPVEVGLSPFINTNDEDMVFVSLLDITERKRMETELKENNTSLKEFTYVASHDLRSPLRGISNLIEWVKEDLGTTTPEVEYNLTRIDDRIHKMETLIDNLLAYARAGKASLDTQVIDMHKLIYNVTELLDLPVGMKIHKDIQLNTIVTAWTPLETVVRNLLSNAIKHHDSKEGTIEISCVAENTLCHITVTDDGPGIPPEAYERIFSLFQTTSDDKSVSGIGLSISRRLAQAHGGRISVSSNEPHKGSTFHVWWPRFARKENL
- a CDS encoding MerR family transcriptional regulator; the encoded protein is MYRISELGALVGLSRTTLLYYEKLKLISSKRLESGYRVYSERVLQQVRLVQHLKSGGLSLAECKSCLDSKLDKSVLKFRYNELEEDIKRKQKSLALLSSLLGENSSKSWHEMLSEVAPDAHIDWLKTQGFNEKQALRIRWLSKDMNEHDKYMQDFMSVFAALESWGPNSEEDTKKAFHLLSTNPKRILEIGCGKGYSTILLERLSNAEIIATDNEQSALDKVEDKIKQHNLSERVSTKCTSMTELNFGTKKFDVIWAEASAYIMGIENALKKWKSLLTDDGTLVFSDLVWLTDSPSQDAIDYWKSDYPDIQTVNTRKSQIEKAGYQLQHTFTVSVQAWKNYYEPLELRLQDVASKMTGSQAVVDIQNEIDLYKSHLGEFGYQFFIAKRL
- a CDS encoding arylesterase, yielding MTHSILRCVFILFLVINPLHAAANNTILILGDSLSAAYGLKQEQGWVQLLQDKYDAEQRPINLVNASISGETTGGALRRLDALLEQYQPTHVLIELGANDGLRGFPITKMQTNLTALIKKSQAADAQTALMEIYIPPNYGPRYSKMFTDSFASVSEATNSHLMPFFILKVAGKNELMQNDNLHPNKTAQPILRDEMYNTINQWLNKD
- a CDS encoding ABC transporter ATP-binding protein; amino-acid sequence: MSALSQLNIIQVNGLSKVVSTFEGELSILSDISFNVKHGESVAVVGTSGSGKSTLLSLLAGLDTASSGEVMLDGEPLHKLDEEARAALRAAKVGFVFQSFMLVQSLTALENVMLPAELAGEHDAKEQGLALLEKVGLSHRIDHYPSQLSGGEQQRVAIARAFVGSPKILFADEPSANLDSKNGHMIESLLFDLNKQNGTTLILVTHDEALAQKCERIIQIEAGELVHNSTEEMANVG